The genome window CCCGACCGGGCAGCACATCCGCACCCTCAACGCCGCACGGCTCGCCGCCGACGTCGCCGGTGTCCCGACGATCGTGATCGCCCGCACCGACTCGCTCGCCGCGACGCTGCTGACCAGCGACCACGACGAGCGCGACCGGCCGTTCCTCACCGGCACCCGCACCGCGGAGGGCTTCTACGAGGTGCGCAACGGCATCGACCCGGTCATCGCCCGCGGCCTCGCCTACGCGCCGTACGCGGACCTGCTCTGGGTGGAGTCGGCCGAGCCCGACCTGGAGCTCGCGCGCCGGTTCGCCGAGGCGGTGCACGCGCAGTTCCCCGGCAAGAAGCTGGCCTACAACTGCTCGCCGTCGTTCAACTGGCGCAAGCACCTGGACGACGCCACGATCGCCCGGTTCCAGCGCGAGCTGGCGGCGATGGGCTACGCGTTCCAGTTCATCACCCTCGCGGGCTTCCACGCCCTCAACTACTCCATGTTCACGCTCGCCAAGGACTACGCCGACCGGCAGATGAGCGCGTACGTGGACCTCCAGGAGGCCGAATTCGCCTCCGAGAGCTCCGGCTACACCGCCACCCGCCATCAGCGGGAGGTCGGCACCGGCTACTTCGACCGCATCGCGACCGCGCTCAACCCCGACAGCGCCACCCTCGCCCTCGTCGGCTCCACCGAACAGCACCAGTTCTGATCCGCCCGGACCGAACACACCCGCGGACACGAACGAAAGGACAACGACCATGATCGAGATCACCGGTCCCCGCGTCGACGGGACCGAAGACATCCTGACCCCGGAGGCGCTCGCCTTCGTCGACCACCTGCACCAGGCCTTCGCCGCGCGCCGCCAGGAGCTCCTGCTGGAGCGCCAGCGCCGGCGCTCGGAGGCCGGCAACGGCCGCGACCCGCGCTTCCTCTCCGCCACTGAGACGATCCGCGAGGACCCGCACTGGCGCGTCGCCGGCGCCGGCCCGGGCCTCGAGGATCGCCGCGTGGAGATCACCGGCCCGACCGACCCGAAGATGGCGATCAACGCCCTCAACTCGGGAGCCCGGGTCTGGCTGGCCGACCAGGAGGACGCCACCAGCCCGACCTGGGCGAACGTCGTCGGCGGCCAGCGCACTCTCTACGACGCGGTCCGCGGGCAGCTCGCCTTCACCAGCCCCGAGGGCAAGGACTACCGGGTCACCACCCCGCACGAGCACACGCCCACGATCGTGATGCGCCCGCGCGGCTGGCACCTGGTGGAGAAGCACCTCGCCTTCACCGACCGGGCCGGACGCACCGCCCCGGCCAGCGCCTCCCTCACCGACTTCGGCCTGTACTTCTGGCACAACGCCGAAGAGCTGGTCGCGTCGGGCCGCGGGCCGTACTTCTACCTGCCCAAGCTGGAGTCGCACCTGGAGGCGCGGCTGTGGAACGACATCTTCGTCTTCGCCCAGCAGCGGATCGGCATGCCGGTCGGCACGGTGCGGGCGACGGTCCTCATCGAGACCATCCCGGCCGCGTTCGAGATGGAGGAGATCCTCTACGAGCTGCGCGACCACTGCGCCGGCCTGAACGCCGGCCGCTGGGACTACATCTTCTCGATCATCAAGACGTTCCTCGGCCGCGGCAAGCGCTTCGCGTTCGGCGACCGCAGCGGCATCACGATGACCGTCCCGTTC of Leifsonia shinshuensis contains these proteins:
- the aceA gene encoding isocitrate lyase, which produces MNTAARPGDTTQTAAELRLEWDADPRWSGIRRDYTAEDVVALRGPVREEQTLARRGAQRLWELIQREGDGPDAKWVAALGALTGNQAVQQVRAGLEAIYLSGWQVAADANLSGQTYPDQSLYPANSVPAVVRRINNALLRAGQVEGTDGPVSDWMAPIVADAEAGFGGPLNAYELMHGMIQAGAAGVHWEDQLASEKKCGHMGGKVLIPTGQHIRTLNAARLAADVAGVPTIVIARTDSLAATLLTSDHDERDRPFLTGTRTAEGFYEVRNGIDPVIARGLAYAPYADLLWVESAEPDLELARRFAEAVHAQFPGKKLAYNCSPSFNWRKHLDDATIARFQRELAAMGYAFQFITLAGFHALNYSMFTLAKDYADRQMSAYVDLQEAEFASESSGYTATRHQREVGTGYFDRIATALNPDSATLALVGSTEQHQF
- the aceB gene encoding malate synthase A, producing MIEITGPRVDGTEDILTPEALAFVDHLHQAFAARRQELLLERQRRRSEAGNGRDPRFLSATETIREDPHWRVAGAGPGLEDRRVEITGPTDPKMAINALNSGARVWLADQEDATSPTWANVVGGQRTLYDAVRGQLAFTSPEGKDYRVTTPHEHTPTIVMRPRGWHLVEKHLAFTDRAGRTAPASASLTDFGLYFWHNAEELVASGRGPYFYLPKLESHLEARLWNDIFVFAQQRIGMPVGTVRATVLIETIPAAFEMEEILYELRDHCAGLNAGRWDYIFSIIKTFLGRGKRFAFGDRSGITMTVPFMRAYTELLVATCHKRGAHAIGGMSAFIPNRRDAEATERALAQVADDKRREAGDGFDGTWVAHPDLIPTALAEFDAVLGDRPNQVGRLRDDVHVTAADLLDITSAGGTVTDAGVRSNVSVALRYIEAWLRGTGAVAIDGLMEDAATAEISRSLLRQWIENRVVTAEGTPVDRALVAGILAEECMRLSSAARAAGAADRFDDAAELLAEVSLAEEFPTFLTIPAYTWFLVDEAEREDREELRELAPAV